From one Henriciella marina DSM 19595 genomic stretch:
- a CDS encoding pyruvate dehydrogenase complex E1 component subunit beta, with protein sequence MAIDILMPALSPTMEEGTLARWLKKEGDEISSGDIIAEIETDKATMEVEAVDEGTLAKILVPEGSENVKVNAVIARLAEEGESVDDVDDAPAGDDDTKASKAQTEAKDAPATEGDGNESDDASEDEGASAPPQPDEDTLTDPDVPEGTNFIDTSVRDALRDAMAEEMRRDETVFVMGEEVAEYQGAYKVTRELLQEFGDKRVVDTPITEHGFAGLGVGAAFGGLRPIVEFMTFNFAMQAIDQIINSAAKTLYMSGGQMGCPIVFRGPNGAASRVGAQHSQDYSNWYAHVPGLKVVAPYDAADAKGLLKAAIRDPNPVVFLEHELLYGESFPVPDVEDYVLPIGKARVRRTGSDVTLVAHSRMVGFALQAAEKLAEEGIDAEVIDLRSLRPLDTDTVIESVKKTNRIVTCEEGWRFMGVGAEICATVVNEAFDYLDAPPTRVHQKDVPLPYAANLEAMSLPGTADIIKAAKQVCYVK encoded by the coding sequence ATGGCCATCGACATATTGATGCCGGCCCTTTCGCCGACCATGGAAGAAGGCACGCTTGCGCGCTGGCTCAAGAAGGAAGGCGACGAGATTTCGTCCGGCGACATCATCGCCGAAATCGAAACCGACAAGGCGACGATGGAAGTCGAAGCGGTCGATGAAGGCACGCTCGCGAAGATCCTCGTCCCCGAGGGCTCTGAGAATGTGAAGGTCAACGCGGTCATCGCGCGCCTCGCCGAAGAAGGCGAAAGTGTCGATGATGTGGATGACGCGCCAGCGGGCGACGACGATACAAAGGCATCAAAGGCCCAGACCGAAGCCAAGGACGCCCCCGCCACTGAAGGCGACGGTAATGAAAGCGATGACGCATCTGAGGATGAGGGCGCGTCGGCACCGCCGCAGCCAGATGAAGATACGCTGACCGATCCCGACGTGCCCGAGGGCACGAACTTCATCGACACGAGCGTTCGCGATGCGTTGCGCGATGCGATGGCCGAGGAAATGCGCCGCGACGAAACCGTATTCGTCATGGGCGAGGAAGTCGCCGAGTATCAGGGCGCCTACAAGGTGACCCGCGAGCTGCTTCAGGAGTTCGGCGACAAGCGCGTTGTCGATACACCGATCACCGAGCACGGTTTTGCCGGTCTTGGCGTCGGTGCGGCCTTTGGCGGTCTTCGCCCCATCGTTGAATTCATGACCTTCAATTTCGCCATGCAGGCGATTGACCAGATCATCAACTCTGCGGCCAAGACGCTATATATGTCCGGCGGTCAGATGGGGTGCCCGATCGTGTTCCGTGGCCCGAATGGCGCCGCCTCACGTGTCGGCGCGCAGCACAGCCAGGACTACAGCAACTGGTATGCGCATGTGCCCGGCCTGAAAGTCGTCGCGCCTTATGACGCGGCTGACGCCAAGGGCCTTCTAAAGGCCGCGATCCGTGACCCGAACCCGGTGGTCTTCCTGGAGCATGAGCTGCTCTATGGTGAAAGCTTCCCGGTTCCGGACGTTGAAGATTACGTTCTGCCGATCGGAAAGGCGCGTGTGCGCCGGACGGGCAGCGACGTGACGCTTGTTGCCCATTCCCGCATGGTCGGGTTCGCGCTTCAGGCGGCTGAAAAGCTGGCCGAAGAGGGCATCGACGCAGAGGTTATCGACCTTCGCTCGCTTCGCCCGCTCGATACGGATACGGTTATCGAAAGCGTGAAGAAGACCAACAGGATCGTCACCTGCGAAGAGGGCTGGCGGTTCATGGGGGTGGGCGCTGAGATCTGCGCGACCGTGGTGAACGAAGCGTTCGATTACCTCGACGCGCCACCAACCCGCGTACACCAGAAGGATGTGCCTCTCCCGTACGCAGCGAACCTGGAAGCCATGAGCCTTCCGGGCACAGCAGACATCATCAAGGCGGCAAAGCAGGTGTGTTATGTCAAGTGA
- a CDS encoding DUF5076 domain-containing protein: MSSDHKELSKPDTIQHDAFAQEMIRFWISNNQDHVSLKVGASGDPEKEPPMWGFMLADIAKHVTKVLREQNPDGPPAQEIMEQILGGIGERLRHAPGLTGTTRKVES; the protein is encoded by the coding sequence ATGTCAAGTGATCACAAGGAACTGTCGAAGCCGGACACGATCCAGCATGATGCATTCGCGCAGGAGATGATCCGGTTCTGGATCTCCAATAATCAGGATCATGTGAGCCTGAAAGTCGGGGCGTCCGGAGATCCGGAGAAGGAGCCGCCCATGTGGGGCTTCATGCTGGCGGACATTGCCAAACATGTGACCAAGGTTCTTCGCGAGCAGAATCCGGATGGCCCTCCTGCCCAAGAGATCATGGAACAGATACTGGGCGGCATTGGCGAGCGTCTGCGGCATGCGCCGGGCCTCACTGGAACGACGCGGAAGGTCGAAAGCTAA
- a CDS encoding pyruvate dehydrogenase complex dihydrolipoamide acetyltransferase codes for MAINITMPALSPTMEEGTLARWLVKPGDTVSSGDIIAEIETDKATIEVEAVDEGTIAQIVVDAGTEGVKVNSVIAVLAEEGEDPDRVEAPKSDAGNGEADDKKKAEAEAEPEKDAKPDQTKADDSASHKKNAERTTDKSETAQKPREAESKDLSKELEGTPPKLADVGSGKDRIKASPLARRIAALRDVDLSTLEGSGPHGRIVKADVEAAEPGKKKAAPEKSAAGAPSAAPQAPDGLILPQVLDDRVYDPDSYELEPLDGMRKTVAKRLTQSFMQVPHFPLNIDIKLDKLLASRADINEAAPEGVKISVNDMLIKASALALMSEPDCNASFTDKGIAYHKSAHISVAVAIDGGLITPVIRDAQTKGLATISREMKDLATRARERKLKPQEYSGGTFSISNLGMFGIKSFGSIINQPEGMILSVGAGEKRAVVNEADEVVPATVMTVTLSCDHRVIGGAEGAKWLAAFKRYVEHPQSMLL; via the coding sequence ATGGCCATCAATATCACCATGCCTGCGCTTTCGCCGACCATGGAGGAAGGCACGCTTGCCCGCTGGCTCGTGAAGCCAGGTGACACGGTTTCGTCCGGCGACATCATTGCTGAAATCGAGACCGACAAGGCGACGATAGAAGTCGAGGCCGTCGACGAAGGTACGATTGCGCAGATCGTGGTCGATGCCGGTACCGAAGGCGTGAAGGTCAATTCCGTGATCGCCGTCCTCGCCGAGGAAGGCGAAGACCCCGATAGGGTCGAAGCGCCCAAGAGCGATGCTGGAAACGGCGAGGCAGACGATAAGAAGAAGGCTGAGGCTGAAGCTGAGCCGGAGAAAGATGCCAAGCCTGACCAGACGAAGGCCGATGATAGCGCCTCCCACAAGAAGAATGCAGAACGCACAACCGACAAGTCGGAGACGGCACAAAAGCCGCGCGAGGCCGAGAGCAAGGACCTTTCGAAAGAGCTGGAAGGCACGCCGCCAAAGCTGGCGGATGTCGGCTCCGGCAAGGACCGCATCAAGGCGAGCCCGCTCGCACGCAGGATCGCCGCGCTTCGGGACGTCGATCTCTCTACACTTGAGGGGTCCGGCCCGCACGGGCGTATCGTGAAGGCCGACGTCGAAGCGGCAGAGCCCGGCAAGAAAAAGGCCGCCCCAGAAAAATCCGCCGCCGGCGCACCATCTGCTGCGCCGCAAGCACCGGACGGCCTCATCCTGCCGCAAGTGCTTGATGACCGCGTCTATGACCCTGACAGCTATGAACTCGAACCGCTGGACGGTATGCGCAAGACGGTCGCCAAGCGCCTGACGCAAAGCTTCATGCAGGTGCCGCACTTCCCGCTCAACATCGACATCAAGCTCGACAAGCTTCTGGCGTCTCGCGCCGACATCAATGAGGCGGCGCCAGAGGGCGTGAAGATCTCGGTCAATGACATGCTGATCAAGGCATCTGCCCTGGCGCTCATGTCAGAACCAGATTGCAATGCGAGCTTCACCGACAAGGGCATCGCCTACCACAAGTCGGCGCATATTTCGGTGGCAGTCGCGATAGATGGCGGCCTCATCACGCCGGTCATCCGCGATGCGCAGACTAAGGGTCTTGCGACGATCTCAAGAGAGATGAAAGACCTCGCCACGCGGGCACGCGAGCGCAAGCTCAAGCCTCAGGAATATTCCGGCGGGACGTTCTCAATCTCGAACCTCGGCATGTTTGGCATCAAGTCCTTTGGCTCGATCATCAACCAGCCTGAAGGCATGATCCTGTCTGTCGGGGCAGGGGAGAAGCGTGCCGTCGTCAATGAGGCCGATGAGGTTGTGCCGGCAACGGTGATGACTGTGACGCTGTCATGCGACCACCGCGTCATTGGCGGGGCAGAGGGGGCTAAATGGCTCGCCGCCTTCAAGCGCTATGTCGAACACCCGCAGAGCATGCTGCTTTAG
- the lpdA gene encoding dihydrolipoyl dehydrogenase → MADYDLIVIGSGPGGYVAAIRATQLGLKTAIVERESLGGICLNWGCIPTKALLRSAEVLHYAKNAEQFGLKIDKAGFDLDAVVKRSRGVAKQLSSGVSHLMKKNKIDVIMGEATLKNGKPVPTVSVKDKGGKTNEYKAKNVILATGARARAIPQAGLEPDGDLVWTYREAMVPKETPKKLLVIGSGAIGIEFASFYNELGSDVTVVEAVDRILPVEDEEISTFARKQFEKQGIKFHTGAQVKSLKKGKGKVTADISSGDKTEQLEVDRVILAIGIVGNVEGLGLEELGVKVEKTHVVVDGFGRTDVDGLYAIGDLTGGPWLAHKASHEGVMCVEGIAGAKDAHAFDPWNVPGCTYSHPQIASVGLTEAQAKEAGHKVKVGKFPFIGNGKAIALGASEGLVKTVFDAETGELLGAHMIGAEVTELIQGYVIAREGELTEETLMHTIFPHPTLSEMMHESVLASQGRVIHM, encoded by the coding sequence ATGGCTGACTATGATCTCATCGTCATCGGCTCCGGCCCTGGCGGATATGTTGCTGCAATTCGCGCAACCCAGCTTGGGTTGAAGACAGCCATTGTCGAGCGCGAGAGCCTGGGGGGCATCTGCCTCAACTGGGGCTGTATCCCGACCAAGGCGCTGCTGCGGTCGGCGGAGGTTCTGCACTATGCCAAGAACGCCGAGCAGTTCGGTCTGAAGATCGACAAGGCTGGCTTTGATCTCGACGCGGTTGTCAAACGCTCTCGCGGTGTCGCCAAGCAGCTTTCTTCCGGCGTCAGCCACCTCATGAAGAAGAACAAGATCGATGTCATCATGGGTGAGGCGACCCTGAAGAACGGCAAGCCTGTACCGACCGTGTCGGTCAAGGACAAGGGCGGCAAGACAAACGAATACAAGGCAAAGAACGTCATTCTTGCGACAGGGGCTCGGGCGCGCGCTATCCCTCAGGCAGGCCTTGAACCGGACGGCGATCTGGTCTGGACTTATCGCGAAGCCATGGTGCCGAAGGAAACGCCAAAGAAGCTGCTCGTCATCGGATCAGGGGCCATCGGGATTGAGTTTGCGAGCTTCTATAACGAGCTTGGCAGCGACGTGACGGTAGTCGAAGCCGTCGACCGGATCCTGCCTGTCGAGGACGAGGAAATCTCGACGTTCGCACGCAAACAGTTCGAGAAGCAGGGCATCAAGTTCCATACGGGCGCGCAGGTCAAATCCCTCAAGAAGGGCAAAGGCAAAGTTACCGCTGACATATCTTCGGGCGACAAGACCGAGCAGCTAGAGGTTGACCGCGTCATCCTCGCCATCGGTATCGTCGGCAATGTCGAAGGCCTCGGCCTGGAAGAGCTGGGCGTGAAGGTCGAGAAGACCCATGTGGTGGTCGACGGCTTTGGCCGGACCGATGTTGATGGGCTGTATGCGATCGGAGACCTAACGGGCGGCCCATGGCTCGCACACAAGGCAAGCCATGAAGGCGTCATGTGCGTCGAGGGCATTGCGGGCGCGAAGGACGCGCACGCCTTTGATCCCTGGAACGTGCCGGGCTGTACCTATTCGCACCCGCAGATCGCCTCGGTTGGTCTTACTGAAGCGCAGGCGAAAGAGGCCGGTCACAAGGTCAAGGTTGGAAAGTTCCCCTTTATCGGCAACGGCAAGGCAATTGCGCTTGGTGCAAGCGAAGGTCTGGTGAAGACGGTCTTCGACGCTGAGACGGGCGAATTGCTCGGCGCCCATATGATCGGCGCGGAAGTGACGGAACTCATCCAGGGCTATGTCATCGCAAGGGAAGGCGAGCTGACGGAAGAGACCCTGATGCACACCATCTTCCCGCATCCGACCCTCTCGGAAATGATGCATGAGAGCGTGCTGGCTTCGCAGGGCCGGGTCATTCACATGTAA
- the pdeM gene encoding ligase-associated DNA damage response endonuclease PdeM, with translation MSAPLRNTGYTVQLHLRGELFTPLAQGALWWAAERTLVVSDLHLEKGSSYARRGQLLPPYDTSATLKLVEALVAEFAPDCVISLGDSFHDPLAEARLSPAERVRIRALTAQTDWVWVEGNHDPDPPAHLGGRGVKVLRKGPCVFRHEPTGEAGELSGHLHPVARVRGRGRSLRRKCFVTDGHRLIMPSMGTFTGGLNILDDAVSRHFTGGLMVFAAGDAHVHMVDRRLLTHDIANTQRGGHWRL, from the coding sequence ATGTCGGCACCCCTCAGAAACACCGGGTATACAGTCCAGCTGCACCTTCGCGGCGAGCTGTTTACACCGCTCGCCCAAGGCGCACTCTGGTGGGCTGCCGAGCGCACGCTAGTCGTGTCTGACCTCCATCTGGAGAAGGGCTCAAGCTATGCCCGGCGCGGTCAGCTGCTCCCGCCATACGATACCAGCGCGACGCTGAAACTGGTTGAAGCGCTTGTCGCAGAGTTTGCACCAGATTGCGTCATTTCCCTTGGCGACAGCTTTCATGACCCGCTTGCTGAAGCGCGGCTATCACCCGCAGAGCGCGTGCGGATACGTGCGCTGACAGCGCAGACGGACTGGGTCTGGGTAGAGGGAAACCATGATCCTGATCCCCCGGCTCATCTTGGCGGCCGGGGCGTGAAAGTGTTACGAAAGGGCCCTTGCGTCTTCCGCCACGAGCCGACTGGAGAGGCGGGTGAGCTTTCGGGACACCTTCACCCAGTGGCACGCGTCAGAGGCCGCGGCCGCTCCCTGCGCCGCAAGTGCTTCGTTACCGACGGGCATCGGCTCATCATGCCGTCCATGGGTACATTTACAGGCGGTTTGAATATTCTCGACGACGCCGTCAGCCGCCACTTCACGGGTGGCCTGATGGTGTTTGCGGCGGGCGATGCCCACGTTCACATGGTCGACCGCAGGCTGCTTACGCATGATATCGCGAACACACAGCGGGGTGGTCACTGGCGTTTGTAA
- a CDS encoding mechanosensitive ion channel family protein, whose protein sequence is MEQLQDIDLNTLFAEYWPSLLSGALKVIGALLVLVIGLRIAGWLSSVVRKQMAKRNGVDETLGAFFGSLVRWFVTAAVLIASLQVFGVQATSFVAVLGALTLAIGLSLQGALGNIASGVMIMLFRPYKIGDFVEIADAVGTVKEINLFQTILATLDNVKIIIPNTEAIDGIIKNFSGYDTRRCDIVFGIDYDDDMDKALAIIKGIVDQDERVFSDPEPFVKVTNLGDSSVDITCRLWCNASELWNLKFDMIKRVKSAFDDQGISIPYPHRTLVQKVAN, encoded by the coding sequence ATGGAACAGCTTCAGGATATCGATCTAAACACGCTCTTTGCGGAATACTGGCCATCGTTGCTGAGCGGCGCGCTGAAAGTCATTGGCGCGCTTCTGGTGCTTGTCATTGGTCTGCGGATCGCGGGCTGGCTCTCAAGTGTTGTTCGCAAGCAGATGGCAAAGCGCAATGGCGTGGACGAGACCCTGGGCGCGTTCTTCGGCTCACTGGTTCGCTGGTTTGTCACAGCGGCAGTTTTGATCGCGTCGCTACAGGTGTTCGGGGTGCAGGCAACCAGCTTCGTGGCCGTGCTTGGTGCGCTGACGCTAGCCATTGGTCTTTCGCTTCAGGGCGCGCTCGGCAATATTGCCTCGGGCGTGATGATCATGCTGTTCCGGCCCTACAAGATCGGTGACTTCGTGGAGATTGCGGACGCTGTAGGTACCGTCAAAGAGATCAATCTCTTCCAGACGATCCTTGCGACGCTCGACAATGTGAAGATCATCATCCCGAACACGGAAGCCATTGACGGCATCATCAAGAACTTCTCCGGATACGATACGCGTCGCTGCGATATTGTTTTCGGCATCGATTATGATGATGACATGGACAAGGCACTGGCCATCATCAAAGGTATCGTGGATCAGGACGAACGCGTTTTCAGCGATCCAGAACCGTTCGTGAAAGTTACGAATCTCGGCGATAGCTCGGTCGATATTACGTGCCGACTCTGGTGTAACGCCAGCGAACTCTGGAATTTGAAGTTCGACATGATCAAGCGCGTCAAGTCAGCGTTCGATGATCAGGGTATTTCCATTCCCTATCCGCATCGTACACTTGTTCAGAAGGTCGCGAACTAG
- a CDS encoding DUF6460 domain-containing protein: MSDSSLVETPIVTKVDDETGQPVPPPPPPRPLAARLFSVGVWEFVQLLALSIIVGLFLLALDFSPEREGINIGGALWELVQTLFSAFLWIVRTFWKPLLAGAAIVLPVWLIWRVLSLPFRK; the protein is encoded by the coding sequence ATGTCAGATAGCAGCCTTGTCGAAACCCCAATCGTGACCAAAGTGGATGATGAGACCGGACAGCCGGTCCCGCCACCTCCGCCGCCACGTCCGCTCGCCGCCAGGCTGTTTTCAGTCGGCGTCTGGGAATTTGTCCAACTGCTGGCCCTCAGCATTATTGTTGGATTGTTCCTGCTCGCACTGGATTTCAGCCCCGAACGCGAGGGCATAAACATTGGCGGTGCGCTCTGGGAGCTCGTGCAGACGCTGTTCAGCGCCTTCCTCTGGATAGTGCGTACTTTCTGGAAGCCACTTCTCGCTGGGGCAGCCATTGTACTACCGGTGTGGCTTATCTGGAGGGTCCTCAGTTTGCCCTTTCGCAAATAG
- a CDS encoding SDR family oxidoreductase — MDTDKLMFKPGLMTGERILVTGGGTGLGKEMAEGFLKLGAEVHICGRRGQVCEETAKELMDRHGGKVVPHACDIRVAEAITDMNDGIWSKHGPLTGLVNNAAGNFISRTEDLSIRGFDAISNIVFRGSFYMTHDIGKRWIAEKRRGNVTSILTTWVWNGGPFVVPSAMSKAAVNTMTQSLAVEWGRYGLRFNAIAPGPFPTEGMSKRLSPDAEGAKRMDSGAANPMGRVGEMHELVNLAVLLMGPGAEYINGQTIAIDGAMYNASGGNFAQLTQWGDEEWKAARDAIEATNAQDKAKRTV, encoded by the coding sequence GTGGATACAGACAAGCTGATGTTCAAGCCGGGGCTCATGACCGGAGAACGCATTCTCGTGACCGGTGGTGGTACGGGGCTGGGCAAGGAAATGGCCGAGGGCTTTCTGAAACTCGGCGCCGAGGTTCACATCTGTGGCCGGCGCGGTCAGGTTTGCGAAGAGACAGCGAAAGAATTGATGGACCGTCATGGCGGCAAAGTGGTGCCGCATGCCTGCGATATCCGCGTTGCAGAAGCCATTACCGACATGAATGATGGGATCTGGTCGAAGCACGGGCCACTCACCGGTCTGGTGAACAATGCCGCCGGCAACTTTATTTCCAGAACCGAAGACCTCTCCATTCGCGGCTTCGATGCGATTTCGAACATCGTGTTTCGCGGCAGCTTTTACATGACCCACGACATCGGCAAGCGCTGGATCGCTGAGAAACGGCGCGGCAATGTTACCTCCATCCTGACCACATGGGTCTGGAATGGTGGGCCTTTTGTTGTCCCGTCCGCCATGTCAAAGGCCGCAGTCAATACGATGACGCAAAGCCTCGCGGTTGAATGGGGCCGCTATGGCCTTCGCTTCAACGCCATCGCGCCGGGTCCTTTCCCGACCGAGGGCATGTCCAAGCGGCTTTCTCCGGACGCAGAAGGCGCCAAACGCATGGATTCAGGTGCAGCTAACCCGATGGGCCGCGTCGGTGAGATGCATGAGCTCGTGAACCTTGCCGTTCTTCTAATGGGACCGGGCGCCGAATACATCAACGGGCAGACCATCGCGATAGACGGCGCCATGTACAACGCGTCTGGCGGCAACTTTGCTCAGCTCACGCAGTGGGGCGACGAAGAGTGGAAGGCGGCAAGGGATGCAATCGAAGCGACCAATGCCCAGGACAAGGCCAAACGAACAGTCTAG
- a CDS encoding alpha-L-glutamate ligase-like protein — protein MLRLGPVSRLAKAGVLGINSRNLDFIISYNPRRLYPLVDDKVITKKLAIEAGVTVPELYGVIRYGGEMHIIEEVAQKHRSFVVKPSNGSGGGGIMVFNGVAKTGLRRMNGQIVPWPDVRYHLNNMLSGMFSMGDGSDQVMIEERLVPHSAFSKLAFGGVPDVRVIVFRGIPVMAMLRLPTAESDGKANLHQGGIGAGIDLVTGITTRGVQHNDSVDVHPDFETPVRDFQVPSWSEILELASRLGKHVGLGYVGVDIVICENKGPTLLELNARPGIAIQTANLKGLRPLLLPIHKLPSVPDDVHERIEIAHANWRGEPLDRFIAPGDEPVR, from the coding sequence ATGCTGAGGCTCGGTCCAGTTTCGCGGCTGGCAAAGGCCGGCGTGCTCGGCATCAATAGCCGTAACCTCGACTTCATCATCTCCTATAATCCGCGCCGTCTTTATCCGCTGGTCGACGACAAGGTCATCACCAAGAAACTGGCCATAGAGGCTGGCGTGACCGTGCCTGAACTCTACGGCGTCATTCGCTATGGCGGCGAGATGCACATCATTGAAGAGGTCGCCCAGAAGCACCGGTCCTTCGTTGTAAAGCCGTCAAACGGCTCTGGCGGGGGCGGGATCATGGTATTCAATGGCGTTGCCAAGACCGGTCTTCGCCGGATGAATGGCCAGATTGTCCCATGGCCGGACGTCCGGTATCATCTCAACAATATGTTGAGCGGAATGTTCTCCATGGGCGATGGCTCGGATCAGGTAATGATCGAAGAACGCCTCGTACCGCATTCGGCATTCTCGAAACTGGCATTCGGCGGCGTCCCTGATGTCCGGGTCATCGTTTTCCGGGGTATTCCGGTCATGGCCATGCTGCGTCTTCCGACAGCAGAGTCTGACGGGAAGGCAAATCTTCACCAGGGCGGCATTGGCGCAGGCATCGATCTTGTGACTGGCATCACCACGCGCGGCGTCCAGCACAATGATTCTGTCGATGTTCACCCAGACTTCGAAACCCCGGTCCGCGACTTCCAGGTGCCTTCCTGGTCAGAAATCCTCGAGCTGGCCAGCCGCCTCGGCAAGCATGTCGGGCTTGGCTATGTTGGCGTCGATATCGTGATCTGCGAGAATAAGGGCCCTACCCTGCTTGAGCTCAATGCCCGCCCCGGCATCGCCATCCAGACCGCCAACCTCAAGGGTTTGCGCCCGCTTCTCCTCCCGATCCACAAGCTGCCATCGGTACCGGATGACGTGCACGAGCGGATCGAGATCGCGCACGCCAACTGGAGAGGCGAGCCGCTGGACCGGTTCATCGCGCCGGGCGACGAACCGGTCCGTTAG